One Leucobacter muris DNA segment encodes these proteins:
- the gyrB gene encoding DNA topoisomerase (ATP-hydrolyzing) subunit B, translating to MSSEQAAAAEDYGAGAIQVLEGLEAVRKRPGMYIGSTGPRGLHHLVYEIVDNSVDEALAGFCDTIDVTILEDGGVRVVDNGRGIPVDPHSSDPSKSTVEVVLTVLHAGGKFGGGGYAVSGGLHGVGSSVVNALSSRFAVEVKRQGFTWNMSFSGSVPDAPLAQGEPSDETGTTITFWPSAEIFETVEFDYQTLRTRFQQMAFLNKGLKIILTDLRTQEPEENAEGELVAPPAPHDEFLYERGIEDYVQHLNATKRADVVNEQIISFESEDTERKIAVEVAMQWTTAYTESVHTYANTINTHEGGTHEEGFRAALTTLVNRYAREKNILREKDDNLSGDDVREGLTAVISVKLGEPQFEGQTKTKLGNTEAKAFVQKVVGDQLGDWFERNPGPAKDIIRKSIQAATARLAARKARETARRKGLLESGGMPGKLSDCTSKDPSVSEIFIVEGDSAGGSAKTGRNPHTQAILPLRGKILNVEKARLDRALNNAEVQAMITAFGAGIGEEFDPEKARYHKIVLMADADVDGQHITTLLLTLLFRYMRPLIDLGYVYLAQPPLYRIKWANAEHEYVYSDAERDARLTAGSENGRRLVKESGVQRYKGLGEMNHEELWETTMNPETRTLLQVTMEDAAAADEIFATLMGEDVEARRGFIQQNAKDVRFLDI from the coding sequence ATGAGTTCAGAACAGGCCGCGGCTGCGGAAGACTACGGCGCCGGTGCAATCCAGGTGCTCGAGGGCCTCGAGGCAGTACGCAAGCGTCCTGGTATGTACATCGGCTCCACGGGCCCACGGGGTCTGCACCACCTCGTCTACGAGATCGTCGACAACTCTGTCGACGAGGCGCTGGCCGGGTTCTGCGACACCATCGACGTGACGATCCTCGAAGACGGGGGAGTGCGCGTCGTCGACAACGGCCGAGGCATCCCCGTCGATCCCCACTCGTCGGATCCGTCGAAGTCGACCGTCGAGGTGGTGCTCACCGTGCTGCACGCCGGAGGCAAGTTCGGCGGCGGCGGCTACGCCGTCTCCGGCGGCCTGCACGGTGTCGGTTCCTCGGTGGTGAACGCTCTCTCGAGCCGCTTCGCAGTCGAGGTCAAGCGTCAAGGTTTCACGTGGAACATGTCGTTCAGCGGCAGCGTGCCCGATGCCCCGCTCGCGCAGGGCGAGCCGAGCGACGAGACCGGCACCACCATCACCTTCTGGCCGAGCGCCGAGATCTTCGAGACCGTCGAGTTCGATTATCAGACGCTGCGCACCCGGTTCCAGCAGATGGCGTTCCTCAACAAGGGCCTCAAGATCATCCTCACCGATCTGCGTACGCAGGAGCCCGAGGAGAACGCGGAGGGCGAACTCGTCGCGCCGCCGGCGCCCCATGACGAGTTCCTCTACGAGAGGGGCATCGAGGACTACGTTCAGCACCTCAACGCGACCAAGCGCGCCGATGTGGTGAACGAGCAGATCATCTCCTTCGAGTCGGAGGACACCGAGCGCAAGATCGCGGTCGAGGTCGCGATGCAGTGGACCACGGCATACACCGAGAGTGTGCACACCTACGCGAACACGATCAACACGCACGAGGGCGGTACGCACGAGGAGGGCTTCCGCGCAGCGTTGACCACGCTCGTCAACCGCTACGCCCGCGAGAAGAACATCCTGCGCGAGAAGGACGACAACCTCTCCGGTGACGACGTGCGCGAGGGCCTCACCGCGGTCATCTCGGTGAAGCTCGGCGAACCTCAGTTCGAGGGTCAGACGAAGACCAAGCTCGGCAACACCGAGGCCAAGGCCTTCGTGCAGAAGGTCGTGGGCGATCAGCTCGGCGACTGGTTCGAGCGCAATCCCGGGCCGGCGAAGGACATCATTCGCAAGTCGATCCAGGCGGCCACCGCGCGACTCGCGGCGCGCAAGGCGCGCGAGACCGCGCGCCGCAAGGGTCTGCTCGAGTCCGGCGGCATGCCGGGCAAGCTCTCCGACTGCACCAGCAAGGATCCGAGCGTCTCCGAGATCTTCATCGTGGAGGGCGATTCGGCGGGCGGCTCGGCGAAGACCGGGCGCAATCCCCATACCCAGGCCATCCTGCCGCTTCGCGGCAAGATCCTGAACGTTGAGAAGGCTCGCCTCGACCGCGCCCTCAACAACGCCGAGGTGCAGGCCATGATCACCGCCTTCGGCGCCGGCATCGGCGAGGAGTTCGACCCGGAGAAGGCGCGGTACCACAAGATCGTGCTCATGGCCGACGCCGACGTCGACGGCCAGCACATCACCACGCTGCTGCTCACGCTGCTCTTCCGCTACATGCGGCCCCTGATCGACCTCGGTTACGTGTATCTCGCCCAGCCGCCGCTCTACCGCATCAAGTGGGCGAACGCCGAGCACGAGTACGTGTACAGCGATGCCGAGCGCGATGCCCGGCTCACTGCGGGATCCGAGAACGGCCGCCGTCTCGTGAAGGAGAGCGGTGTGCAGCGCTACAAGGGTCTCGGCGAGATGAACCACGAAGAGCTGTGGGAGACCACCATGAACCCCGAGACCCGCACGCTGCTGCAGGTCACGATGGAGGACGCCGCGGCGGCCGACGAGATCTTCGCCACGCTCATGGGCGAGGATGTCGAGGCGCGCCGCGGCTTCATCCAGCAGAACGCGAAGGACGTGCGCTTCCTTGACATCTGA
- a CDS encoding PIG-L deacetylase family protein, translating into MDTQDAPQSPAAEPPLPPLDETGIGRVLVVVAHPDDAEYGTSAAVASWVSRGIEVGYLLLTAGEAGMQRPPEEAGPLRAREQRAACEAVGVERLTVLDFPDGVLEYGLELRRAIAREIRAFRPDAVVFGSGQLEVAWGFDHADHRAAGLAAIDAARDADNRWVFPELLHEEDLAPWSVQRLLLTGARPTHAVPVDEDAARRAIASLSAHEAYLADLPWHPSPEDLVTGLLADQGRRAGLPRAVAFAEHRLRE; encoded by the coding sequence ATGGACACCCAGGACGCACCGCAGAGCCCGGCGGCCGAGCCGCCCCTCCCGCCCCTCGACGAGACCGGCATCGGCCGCGTGCTCGTCGTGGTCGCGCATCCCGACGACGCCGAGTACGGCACGTCCGCGGCGGTGGCATCGTGGGTGTCGCGGGGCATCGAGGTGGGCTATCTACTGCTCACCGCGGGCGAGGCCGGCATGCAGCGCCCTCCCGAGGAGGCCGGCCCGTTGCGCGCCCGCGAGCAGCGCGCGGCGTGCGAGGCGGTGGGGGTCGAACGGCTCACGGTCCTCGACTTCCCCGATGGCGTGCTCGAATACGGGCTCGAGCTGCGCCGAGCGATCGCGCGCGAGATCCGGGCGTTCCGGCCCGACGCGGTGGTCTTCGGATCGGGGCAGCTCGAGGTGGCCTGGGGCTTCGACCACGCGGATCACCGCGCAGCGGGCCTCGCCGCAATCGACGCGGCACGCGACGCCGACAACCGGTGGGTGTTCCCCGAGCTGCTGCACGAGGAGGATCTGGCGCCGTGGAGCGTGCAGCGCCTGCTGCTCACCGGTGCACGGCCGACGCACGCCGTGCCCGTCGACGAGGACGCCGCGCGCCGCGCGATCGCCTCGCTCAGCGCGCACGAGGCCTATCTCGCCGACCTGCCGTGGCACCCGTCGCCCGAGGATCTCGTCACGGGACTGCTCGCCGATCAGGGCCGGCGGGCCGGGCTGCCGCGCGCGGTCGCCTTCGCGGAGCACCGGCTGCGGGAGTAG
- a CDS encoding response regulator transcription factor: MRILICEDSVLLREGLVRLLEHGGHEVVAALPDAGELMGRVGETDPDLCILDVRLPPTFTDEGIRAALELRRARPGLAVLVLSQYVEERYASDLIAGQGGAFGYLLKDRVADVGEFIDSVERIGQGATVLDPEVVAQLLTRRSRDDRMRSLTDRERTVLAALAEGRSNQAIAGLLFLSEASVEKHITAIFQKLGLDAEEGGNRRVLAAIAHIESTAGPGTGSAPGHPNTTTHTQTGSFS; encoded by the coding sequence ATGCGCATCCTGATCTGCGAAGACTCCGTGCTGCTGCGCGAGGGCCTCGTGCGGCTGCTGGAGCACGGCGGTCACGAGGTGGTCGCCGCGCTGCCCGACGCCGGCGAGCTGATGGGGCGGGTGGGGGAGACCGATCCGGATCTCTGCATCCTCGACGTGCGACTGCCTCCGACATTCACCGACGAGGGCATCCGAGCCGCGCTCGAGCTGCGCCGCGCCCGCCCCGGGCTCGCGGTGCTGGTGCTCTCGCAGTACGTCGAGGAGCGGTACGCGAGCGATCTGATCGCCGGCCAGGGCGGCGCCTTCGGATACCTGCTCAAGGACCGCGTCGCCGACGTGGGGGAGTTCATCGATTCGGTGGAGCGGATCGGCCAGGGCGCGACGGTGCTCGACCCCGAGGTGGTGGCGCAGCTGCTCACCCGCCGCAGCCGGGACGACCGCATGCGCTCCCTCACCGACCGCGAGCGCACCGTGCTCGCGGCGCTCGCCGAGGGTCGCTCCAACCAGGCTATCGCGGGGCTTCTCTTCCTCTCGGAGGCGAGCGTCGAGAAGCACATCACCGCGATCTTCCAGAAGCTCGGCCTCGATGCCGAGGAGGGGGGCAACCGACGCGTGCTCGCAGCCATCGCGCACATCGAGAGCACCGCGGGGCCCGGCACCGGATCCGCCCCGGGCCACCCGAACACGACCACCCACACACAGACGGGATCATTCTCATGA
- a CDS encoding DUF3566 domain-containing protein — translation MSNTVADKLAKKTRKKAPAKQVRLKLVYIDFWSAVKFSFLISLCVGIVSVVSAILIYTVLMQTGVFSQVDALFMDIVGEDNSLMKFIGFSQVLGFSVVVGILNTIVGTALGAIGSLIYNLLVRVLGGFQLGFTSN, via the coding sequence ATGAGTAACACTGTCGCCGACAAGCTGGCAAAGAAGACCCGCAAGAAGGCCCCGGCGAAGCAGGTGCGCCTGAAGCTCGTCTACATCGACTTCTGGTCGGCGGTGAAGTTCTCGTTCCTCATCTCGCTGTGCGTGGGAATCGTGAGCGTGGTCTCCGCCATCCTCATCTACACGGTGCTCATGCAGACCGGCGTCTTCTCGCAGGTCGACGCCCTGTTCATGGACATCGTCGGCGAGGACAACAGCCTGATGAAGTTCATCGGCTTCTCGCAGGTGCTCGGCTTCTCGGTGGTGGTGGGCATCCTCAACACCATCGTGGGCACGGCTCTCGGGGCCATCGGATCGCTCATCTACAACCTGCTCGTGCGGGTGCTGGGCGGCTTCCAGCTGGGCTTCACCAGCAACTAG
- the gyrA gene encoding DNA gyrase subunit A, with the protein MHGRIDQVDLQLEMQRSYLDYAMSVIVGRALPDVRDGLKPVHRRVIYTMYDGGYRPDKAFSKCTRVIGDVMGQFHPHGDSAVYDSLVRLVQPWSLRYPLALGQGNFGSPGNDGAAAHRYTETKMSPLAMEMVRDIDEDTVDFQDNYDGRTQEPTVLTSRFPNLLVNGSVGIAVGMATNIPPHNLREVSEAAIWHLEHPEASRDELLEALMERVHGPDFPTGAQILGSKGIREAYRTGRGSITMRAVVNIEEIQGRTCLVVTELPYQVNPDNLAVKIADLVKDNKVQGIADIRDETSGRTGQRLVIVLKRDAIAKVVLNNLYKHTQLQENFGANMLAIVDGVPRTLALDGFITTWARHQVEVIVRRTEFRLRKAEAEAHIQRGYLKALDALDEVIALIRRSPTVEEAREGLMGLLGVDQIQADAILGLQLRRLAALERQKILDLAAKLEAQIAEYQAILASPSEQRGIVVSELTELVNKYGDERRTTILHGFDGDMSMEDLIPEEEMVVTVTRGGYVKRTRIDNYRSQHRGGKGVKGAQLRADDIIEHFFVTTTHHWLLFFTNTGRVYRAKTYEVPEGGRDSKGQHLANLLALAPDETVTQILDVRDFEAAGYLVLATRDGLVKKTALPEYDTNRTGGIIAIKLREGDELVSALIAESSDDVLLVSKHGMSVRFTASDQALRPMGRSTSGVRGMNFRDGDSLLSASRINGVEGYVFVVTEGGYAKRTAVDEYRVQNRGGYGIKVAKLDENRGDLVGALIVEETDEVLAVLASGKVVRSAVAEVPAKGRNTMGVVFARFPERDRIIGIARNTERGLDDEESESLGTENAENKEDVNE; encoded by the coding sequence ATGCACGGCCGCATCGATCAGGTCGATCTGCAGCTCGAGATGCAGCGCTCGTACCTCGACTACGCGATGAGCGTGATCGTGGGTCGCGCGCTTCCCGATGTGCGCGACGGCCTGAAGCCGGTGCACCGCCGAGTCATCTACACGATGTACGACGGCGGCTATCGTCCCGACAAGGCGTTCTCGAAGTGCACCCGTGTCATCGGCGACGTGATGGGTCAGTTCCATCCGCACGGCGACAGCGCGGTCTACGACTCGCTCGTGCGCCTCGTGCAGCCGTGGTCCCTGCGCTACCCGCTGGCGCTTGGCCAGGGCAACTTCGGCTCGCCCGGCAATGACGGCGCCGCCGCGCACCGATACACCGAGACGAAGATGTCGCCGCTCGCCATGGAGATGGTGCGCGACATCGACGAAGACACCGTCGACTTCCAGGACAACTACGACGGCCGCACGCAGGAGCCGACCGTGCTCACGAGCCGGTTCCCGAACCTGCTCGTCAACGGCTCCGTCGGCATCGCGGTCGGCATGGCCACGAACATCCCGCCGCACAATCTGCGCGAGGTCTCCGAGGCCGCCATCTGGCACCTCGAGCACCCCGAGGCCAGCCGGGACGAACTGCTCGAGGCGCTCATGGAGCGCGTGCACGGCCCCGACTTCCCGACGGGCGCCCAGATTCTCGGCTCCAAGGGCATCCGCGAGGCGTACCGCACGGGCCGCGGCTCGATCACCATGCGCGCCGTGGTCAACATCGAGGAGATCCAGGGCCGCACCTGCCTCGTCGTCACCGAGCTGCCCTATCAGGTCAACCCCGACAACCTCGCGGTGAAGATCGCCGACCTGGTCAAGGACAACAAGGTGCAGGGCATCGCGGACATCCGCGACGAGACCAGCGGCCGCACCGGCCAGCGCCTCGTGATCGTGCTCAAGCGCGATGCGATCGCGAAGGTCGTGCTCAACAACCTGTACAAGCACACGCAGTTGCAGGAGAACTTCGGCGCGAACATGCTCGCGATCGTCGACGGCGTGCCCCGCACGCTCGCACTCGACGGCTTCATCACCACCTGGGCCAGGCACCAGGTCGAGGTGATCGTGCGCCGCACCGAGTTCCGCCTGCGCAAGGCGGAGGCCGAGGCACACATCCAGCGCGGCTACCTCAAGGCGCTCGACGCGCTCGACGAAGTCATCGCACTGATCCGGCGCTCGCCCACCGTGGAGGAGGCGCGTGAGGGCCTCATGGGGCTGCTCGGCGTCGATCAGATCCAGGCGGATGCGATCCTCGGCCTGCAGCTGCGCCGCCTCGCGGCGCTCGAGCGTCAGAAGATCCTCGACCTGGCCGCCAAGCTCGAGGCTCAGATCGCCGAGTACCAGGCCATCCTGGCCTCCCCGAGCGAGCAGCGCGGCATCGTCGTCTCCGAGCTCACGGAGCTCGTCAACAAGTACGGCGACGAGCGGCGCACGACGATCCTGCACGGCTTTGACGGCGACATGTCGATGGAGGACCTGATCCCCGAAGAGGAGATGGTCGTGACCGTCACGCGCGGCGGCTACGTGAAGCGCACGCGCATCGACAACTACCGATCGCAGCATCGCGGCGGCAAGGGCGTGAAGGGCGCGCAGCTGCGCGCCGATGACATCATCGAGCACTTCTTCGTGACGACGACGCATCACTGGCTGCTGTTCTTCACGAACACCGGCCGTGTCTACCGGGCGAAGACCTACGAGGTGCCCGAGGGCGGCCGCGACTCCAAGGGACAGCACCTCGCGAACCTGCTGGCGCTCGCTCCCGACGAGACCGTCACGCAGATCCTCGACGTGCGCGACTTCGAGGCCGCCGGCTACCTCGTGCTCGCCACCCGCGACGGCCTCGTGAAGAAGACCGCGCTCCCCGAGTACGACACCAACCGCACGGGCGGCATCATCGCCATCAAGCTGCGCGAGGGCGACGAACTCGTCTCGGCGCTCATCGCCGAGTCGAGCGATGACGTGCTGCTCGTGTCGAAGCACGGTATGTCGGTGCGATTCACCGCCTCTGATCAGGCACTTCGACCGATGGGACGTTCGACGAGCGGCGTGCGGGGCATGAACTTCCGAGACGGCGACTCGCTGCTGTCGGCCTCCCGTATCAACGGCGTCGAGGGCTACGTGTTCGTCGTCACCGAGGGCGGGTACGCGAAGCGCACCGCGGTCGACGAGTACCGCGTGCAGAACCGTGGCGGCTACGGCATCAAGGTGGCGAAGCTCGACGAGAACCGCGGCGACCTGGTCGGCGCGCTCATCGTGGAGGAGACGGACGAGGTGCTCGCGGTGCTCGCCAGCGGCAAGGTCGTGCGGTCGGCGGTGGCCGAGGTGCCGGCGAAGGGCCGCAACACCATGGGGGTCGTCTTTGCAAGATTCCCAGAGCGGGACCGTATCATTGGCATCGCGCGAAACACGGAGCGCGGGCTCGACGACGAAGAGTCCGAGTCCCTGGGCACCGAGAACGCTGAGAACAAGGAAGACGTGAATGAGTAA
- a CDS encoding DUF721 domain-containing protein codes for MASDMGWSIELEQARLVAEWPEFAGEATAEHTTVLGISNGVLQVQCDSTTWATELRRLRAEMLTRLLRDYPDAEVRDLRFLAPGAPSWRHGPRTVKGRGPRDTYG; via the coding sequence ATGGCGAGTGACATGGGCTGGAGCATCGAGCTCGAGCAGGCTCGCCTGGTCGCGGAGTGGCCGGAGTTCGCGGGGGAGGCCACGGCCGAGCACACCACCGTGCTCGGTATCAGTAATGGCGTGCTGCAGGTGCAGTGCGACTCCACCACCTGGGCCACGGAACTGCGGCGTCTGCGAGCCGAGATGCTGACGCGTCTGCTGCGAGACTATCCCGATGCCGAGGTGCGGGATCTGCGGTTCCTCGCGCCGGGGGCACCCAGCTGGCGGCACGGCCCCCGAACGGTCAAGGGGCGCGGTCCACGGGACACCTATGGGTGA
- the recF gene encoding DNA replication/repair protein RecF (All proteins in this family for which functions are known are DNA-binding proteins that assist the filamentation of RecA onto DNA for the initiation of recombination or recombinational repair.), producing MRVAHLSLGDFRNYATAELELAAGPNLLVGRNGQGKTNLVEAIAYFAMLRSHRATGDAPLIRAGAESAIARLRVQAAERDVLLELQLNRDRPNRAQVNRNSVRPREVTRWFSSVSFMPEDLGIVRGEPSGRRRFLDDALVSRHPVAAGALSDYERVVRQRTSLLKSARRGSGAIESTLSIWDDQLIEYGTQIILARRELVRDLGAPLRAGYRSLVDQDHGPILTLQESVGAALGDVSRDTLAIEQLADVSRETLAEQFRAALQAVRVRELERGVTLVGPHRDDLVLSLNDLPVKGYASHGESWSFALSLKMALASVLRAESPAGDPVIILDDVFAELDARRRERLMSAVSDFEQVIVTAAVEDDVPDGVAWHRVRIEAGRILEGER from the coding sequence ATGCGGGTCGCGCATCTCTCGCTCGGAGACTTCCGCAACTACGCGACCGCGGAGCTCGAACTGGCAGCGGGCCCGAATCTTCTCGTCGGGCGCAACGGGCAGGGCAAGACGAATCTGGTCGAGGCGATCGCCTACTTCGCGATGCTTCGATCGCACCGCGCAACCGGTGACGCACCGCTGATCCGTGCCGGAGCGGAATCCGCGATCGCACGCCTGCGAGTCCAGGCTGCGGAGCGCGACGTGCTGCTCGAGCTGCAGTTGAATCGGGATCGGCCGAACCGTGCCCAGGTGAATCGCAACTCCGTGCGTCCGCGGGAGGTGACGAGATGGTTCTCGTCCGTCTCGTTCATGCCCGAGGACCTGGGAATCGTTCGTGGAGAGCCCTCAGGACGCCGACGCTTCCTCGATGATGCGCTCGTGTCGCGGCATCCGGTCGCTGCGGGAGCGCTCAGCGACTATGAACGAGTGGTGCGACAGCGCACATCGCTGCTCAAATCGGCGCGTCGCGGGAGCGGAGCGATCGAATCTACCCTGAGCATCTGGGATGATCAGCTCATCGAGTACGGCACTCAGATCATTCTGGCTCGCCGTGAACTCGTGCGGGATCTCGGCGCGCCGCTGCGTGCCGGATATCGGTCGCTGGTGGATCAGGATCACGGTCCGATATTGACGCTGCAGGAGTCGGTGGGTGCGGCACTGGGTGACGTTTCACGTGACACACTGGCAATCGAGCAACTCGCCGACGTTTCACGTGAAACACTTGCCGAACAGTTTCGCGCGGCGCTTCAGGCTGTTCGCGTACGAGAGCTCGAGCGGGGAGTCACGCTCGTCGGACCCCACCGAGACGATCTCGTCTTGAGTCTCAACGATCTTCCGGTGAAGGGTTATGCAAGCCACGGCGAGTCCTGGTCGTTCGCGCTCTCGCTGAAGATGGCGCTCGCGTCGGTGCTTCGGGCAGAGTCTCCGGCGGGTGATCCGGTGATCATTCTCGACGACGTCTTCGCGGAACTCGATGCGCGCCGACGAGAACGGCTCATGTCTGCGGTGAGCGACTTCGAGCAGGTCATCGTGACCGCGGCAGTGGAGGATGACGTGCCCGACGGAGTAGCCTGGCATCGGGTCCGCATCGAGGCGGGCAGAATCCTCGAGGGGGAGCGGTGA
- a CDS encoding sensor histidine kinase has translation MTSQTQSLPQGQPCAGQPPVPPAADQQATQRLPHPPAGASAAEPGRPASGAPVPPPAAPNAPGSAAAPTPKTRRPPLRIAMTILHLAAVGVVGFTVIGLLFGALGTGLGLLLVLGIGAVVLVGLVYALFGIAWFETHRVSGLYHLETPALRWTPQSGPGFKAWLRALGRQSIDGRMWRALANFGIASLMGVAVLGLAQGLVHSVISAFRTFSVWWQPGLLSALLCAVGIVGLALLHRLISVAIVGADVKEEQLNAQVRTSTAQRESAVRAADVERTRIERDLHDGVQPRLVSVGMTLGLAQEKIDSDPEAAKALVAEAHTSTKAAITELRQLARGIYASVLDDRGLDAALSALAARSHVPVQLDVRLPSRCSRNAEAAVYFAIAESLTNAAKHSRASECRVVVRVRDGNTLWARVEDNGVGGASVLPGGGIDGVMNRVLAAGGTTRLDSPQGGPTTLEVSVPCAS, from the coding sequence ATGACATCACAGACACAGTCGCTGCCGCAGGGGCAGCCGTGCGCCGGGCAGCCCCCCGTGCCGCCCGCCGCCGATCAGCAGGCCACGCAGAGGCTGCCGCATCCGCCCGCGGGCGCGAGCGCCGCGGAACCCGGCAGGCCGGCGTCCGGAGCCCCGGTGCCGCCGCCCGCCGCGCCGAACGCGCCGGGATCCGCCGCCGCTCCCACCCCCAAGACCAGGCGCCCACCGCTCCGCATCGCCATGACGATCCTGCACCTCGCGGCCGTCGGCGTGGTCGGCTTCACCGTGATCGGCCTGCTGTTCGGCGCGCTCGGCACCGGCCTCGGGCTGCTGCTGGTGCTCGGCATCGGCGCGGTCGTGCTGGTGGGTCTCGTCTACGCGCTGTTCGGGATCGCCTGGTTCGAGACGCATCGCGTGAGCGGCTTGTACCACCTCGAGACCCCCGCGCTGCGCTGGACGCCGCAGTCCGGCCCCGGCTTCAAGGCGTGGCTGCGCGCGCTCGGCCGCCAGTCGATCGACGGCCGCATGTGGCGCGCACTCGCCAACTTCGGCATCGCGAGCCTCATGGGCGTCGCGGTGCTCGGCCTGGCCCAGGGGCTCGTGCACTCGGTGATCTCGGCCTTCCGCACCTTCTCGGTGTGGTGGCAGCCGGGGCTGCTGAGCGCGCTGCTGTGCGCCGTCGGCATCGTCGGTCTCGCCCTGCTGCACCGTCTCATCTCGGTCGCCATCGTGGGCGCCGACGTGAAGGAGGAGCAGCTCAACGCGCAGGTGCGCACCAGCACCGCTCAGCGCGAGAGCGCGGTACGAGCGGCCGATGTGGAGCGCACGCGCATCGAGCGGGATCTCCACGACGGCGTGCAGCCGCGTCTCGTGTCGGTGGGGATGACCCTGGGACTCGCCCAGGAGAAGATCGACAGCGACCCCGAGGCCGCGAAGGCGCTCGTCGCCGAGGCCCACACCTCGACGAAGGCTGCGATCACCGAGCTGCGCCAGCTGGCGCGCGGCATCTACGCCTCGGTGCTCGACGACCGCGGGCTCGACGCGGCCCTCTCGGCACTCGCCGCACGATCCCACGTTCCCGTGCAGCTCGACGTGCGCCTGCCCTCGCGCTGCAGCCGCAACGCCGAAGCCGCCGTCTACTTCGCGATCGCCGAGTCGCTCACCAACGCCGCGAAGCACTCGCGGGCCAGCGAGTGCCGCGTCGTGGTGCGGGTGCGCGACGGCAACACGCTCTGGGCCCGCGTCGAGGACAACGGCGTCGGCGGAGCGAGCGTGCTGCCCGGCGGCGGCATCGACGGCGTGATGAACCGGGTGCTCGCCGCCGGCGGCACGACCCGACTCGACAGCCCGCAGGGCGGGCCGACCACCCTGGAGGTGAGTGTGCCATGCGCATCCTGA
- a CDS encoding GNAT family N-acetyltransferase: protein MAIQVRPATVFEDVAALVGPKKPTSNVCFCLSYRVGNKENNALRGHERADRVRELCAQDPPPGVIAYLDGEPVGWAAVHPRADTSFAGNRLIPYVDDLDVWSLWCFRVRPGHRKQGLMHALIAGAVDHARTSGAPAIEGYPVDNAGDRVNLTMAYVGTRRLFEGAGFEKAADTGSVLDGFPRVLMRKSLA from the coding sequence ATGGCGATCCAGGTTCGACCGGCGACGGTCTTCGAAGACGTGGCCGCGCTCGTGGGCCCGAAGAAGCCCACGTCGAACGTGTGCTTCTGCCTGAGTTACCGGGTGGGCAACAAGGAGAACAACGCCCTGCGCGGGCACGAGCGGGCCGATCGAGTGCGGGAACTGTGCGCTCAGGATCCGCCGCCCGGCGTGATCGCCTACCTCGACGGCGAGCCGGTCGGGTGGGCCGCCGTGCACCCCCGCGCCGACACCAGCTTCGCCGGCAACCGACTGATCCCGTACGTCGACGACCTCGACGTCTGGTCGCTGTGGTGCTTCCGCGTGCGCCCCGGCCACCGCAAGCAGGGCCTCATGCACGCGCTCATCGCGGGCGCCGTCGACCACGCCCGCACGAGCGGCGCTCCCGCGATCGAGGGCTACCCCGTCGACAATGCGGGCGATCGGGTGAACCTCACCATGGCGTACGTCGGCACGCGCCGCCTTTTCGAGGGCGCCGGCTTCGAGAAGGCGGCCGACACGGGGTCGGTGCTCGACGGGTTCCCTCGCGTGCTCATGAGGAAGTCGCTGGCCTAG